The window TTCATCAAAAGGATAATTGTTATAAATCAGTCCTTTAAATTTATTCGCAAAAGAATCGTCCATCATTGCTGTCAGGTTTATCAATGGCAGGTTATCGGTAAATTTTGACCCTGAAATTTCAACAGCATCAAAATATTCATCTGCATTCATATTATTCTGAAGGGTCACCACATCTGAGCTTACTCTTATCCACAGCGGATTGAAACGTAAACCAGACATTTTATCGGCAAACGTGTTATACTTACTGGTTTTGAAAACAAAAGCTAATCTCTCAATTTCTCCGTTTTTAGAAAGGCTTTGCGCTTTTTTCACTTCTGTTGTGACAGAAACACCGGAATCTTCCTGGTTTTCTTCATTTTTCACCGTTTGTTCTACGGTTTGATTTCCTGTAGCAGCGCTGTTTCCGTTTTTATTTTTTGCGATCAGGGCAAATGTATATTCTTTCTGTTTTCCAAGATTGGGTGTATTGAAATTCACCGTATTATCATTGGTATTGTAGGAGAAATCACTCTCTGTTGCCGATTCGGCAGCAAAGGCTGATACTGTATTCCAGTCAGGATCATCAAATAAATAATCCTGTCCGCGCTTAAGCTTGATGTACCCTTTGCCGGATTCACCCGTATAATAATTTTCCTGGTCAGGAACCGGATAGGCATACTGTATATTCTGTAAAGGAATAACATTCGGAGCCCCTCCTGTGGTAAATACTCTTTCTTCAACCTCCACGGCTTTTTGGCCGTCTGCCATCACCACTTCATACATTCCGTTCTTTTTCTCCATGAAACTTACCTGAGTGACGGCTTTTAATTTTTTATTCGGAGGAAGGATATCTTCTGAAATGAAATTGGCAACGTCTTTGGATGGAGTATATTCAATAATCCCCTTGATTTCTTTCCCCTGATCATCAATAACAGTCATTTTATCTACCACCACTTTATAAGTATGATCTCCATCATCTTCAGGAATAACAATGGGTTCATTGACGCGTACAGCGAATGTGGCCTGTGGAATAGCAAAAACATCTACGTCAGTTTCATCTTTTTTAGGGGTAAGGTCTGAGATAATTTTCATGCCTCCCAGAACAGAAGAGTTTTCCAAGACACATTCTTCTCCAAATTCCATCTTGAATCTGAATCTTCCTTTAATCATCCCTCCCAACAGGTTGTAATAGCCTCCAAGATAGCCACGCACCCAAAACGGATTCGGGCCTTTCGCCTGTAATAAAGAAGCTACACCTGCTTTGATAATCGGGATTTTCTTTTTGATAAACCAAAGTTTTATTTTGATACCAAGTTCTCCCTGCAGATACACATAAGCCTGTCCGTTGGCATACCACCCATTGATTCCGATTTTTTCTCCTCCACGGTTGGAGCATTTGGCCTCCCCATAGTTTTTAAGCATAATATCGGTTCCAAGACCTGCCTGGAAACGGGCATATAAGAACAATGCCGTCATATCCCCTGTATCAAATTTAAGATGGGTTCCGAACGCAAATCCTTTGCCGTCTCCCAGGGCATTCAGACTGCTCATATAGTCTATATCATTCAGCTGAAGGCCTAGTATATCAGCCACTTCCTGCGGCGGCGGCGGGCTTCCCGGGATTCTGTTTCCTACCATAAAATAGCTTCCAGACTGCAAATAGAAATTACCGAAACCTACTTTAAGGCCGATCATGTCCGTAGGAGTACCAATGTGCATATACCATTCATCAGGAGCAATATGTACTACGGCCCATCCAGCTCTTCCGTTCGGACCAATTCCTTTGATAATTCCGTTGGCTATATTGACAAAAACATCTAAACTCGCATGAAAAACCTTATTGTTGAAGTCATAATTCATGGCAAGCTTGGCATGGATGGCACCTTCCATATTTTCTGTAACAGGATATTCTTTATCCACATCGGCCACATCCAGCACAGAGTTCAGCCTTTTATCTTTAAGCTTTTCAAGGAAGGCTGGTTTCCCGACCATTTCTTTAAACTTATCTTTAAGACCAGCCATAGGATCACCGGGAACTAATTTTGATAAATTAGCCATCACCACGGCTTCTCCCATAAAACCGATATTAGCCAGCCCTCCATTGGGATTCGTGGAAATATTGAACCCAGCCATAATATCAATGGTATTCTCTTTAGGTATCGAGCCAAAAATTCCGGCTCTTAATGCCAGACCAACTGTATTATCTGGTCTTAACACCAATGCTTTATCTGCGTATGCCGGATCCAGGGACATCTCCCTGTCCGGAATCATATGGTAAAATGCACCTCCTGTAAATCCTGTAATTCTAAGTGCAGATGCCTGAATAGCAAGCCCTCTTACTGATCCTTCAAAGCCCCAGTACCTGAAAGTACTGTATCCATAAGCTGCATTAACGCTGACTGTTATTCCTTTAACAGCTGTAAGTTCAGCCTTGAGAAATGCCCTAAATCCATTTCCGTACAAAGGATCTTTTCTCATCAGCTGAAATTCTCCGGTTACTATAGCAACCCCTATATCAACCTTATGGAGTCCAAGCTTAGTTAAATCAAAACCATCATATTTCCATCGCTGCCTGTTATTTTCATTGGTAACCAGTCCTCTGATGATCATTCCGCCGGATGCTGAAAAACGGTCTTCCTGCAATCCGACAGATATATCAAACCCTAAGCTCACCTGAGAACCGTCTGCTATTACTTTTATATCTTTGATGCTTGCCGGAAAATTAGCCAGTTTCTGTTCTCCTTCAACACCAAAATATTGTACTGTGATATAAGGAGCTTTGGTCTGAAGGGTTAACCCCTGAAATTTTACTCCTTTAAAATCAGCATCTTTTTTCTCATTCGGATCACTACTTTCTGCATATTTAGCATTAGCTCCGATATCGAAACTTCCGTTAAGAATAGCTTTAGGTAAAAATTCTCGGTTTTTCACCCGTAGTTCAATAGTTGATCCTATATCAATAAGCGCTTTAGCACTCCAGATATCAAATTTAATCTGATCAAGAGTAGTCACAGAAATAAGATATTCTTCTTCTGTGATCATTCCTCTGTATCCGAGATACTTTGGAATACCGGTATTCTGATTATCATTATTCTTTTGAACCGGAAGCTGGATGGTACCTTCTAAATTGGCTCCTACAATTTTAGAGGCGGCCAGATCTACTCCTATTTTATCCAGAGAATACCTCCATGCATTTTCTTTATTGGTAACCCCTCTGTCTATCGGAAAAAGATTGTTGGCAGCAAAACTTCCGGAAACCCCGTAAGAATCAATCAGAAGATTGTTGGCTTCAAAAGAAACCCGGCTGTCTATATGATCTTCCGTTTTGAATTCCTGGGGAAGACCTATCTTTAAAGTCTGCACATACAGCCCCCGCCAAGAATCTGTTCCGCCGATCAGATAGCCGTGGGTATTATAATATTGTGGGAATTGAACATCGGGATCTGTTCTGAGGTCACTTAAATCCAGTACAGCATTGTTGACAAAGAAAGAGAAATATCCTTTATCCTGATTTTTAATCTGTGACGTAATCGCAAAAGGACTGATGCTTACTTTCACCAACAGATCATTCCAGTCGGTAGCTTTAATGGAAAAATCTCCACGAACTCTGTTCGTTACACCATTAACCCCGGTCTCAGGCAATACAGCACCATTGCTGTCTAAAGGAACAAGCACATTTCTGGAAATCTGAACATTCCCCTTCAGAGAAAGTTCTCTGATCCCATCACAATCGATGACGATATAGGTATTATCATTTACACTTTCACCATTGGACCGGTTAAGTCTTCCTCCTTCAAGAGTAAGCATCCACTGGTTCTGGTTAAAAGGCATGCTGACATCTCCCAGCAAAGAAAGCTTTGCATCTCCAATAATTTTTCCGCTGTAGGAGAGCTTAATCCCTTCAGCACCAAAGAATAAGGATTTTCTGCCTCCTTCTGCTCCCTGCTGTGGGGTAACTACCCTTCCATAGACATTAATAAGCGCATATTCAGGAGTAAACTTTGCCTTGGTAACCACCAGACTATATTCTACGCTGGATATATTTTCTTTCAGCCCAATGGGAAACTCAGTGAGCTCATTGGGATTTATGGTACTGGTAAAGTTTCCGCTCTTTTCCAGGGCATCGAATGCTGATGTGGCTTTACCAATCTCCTGATCGGTATCCGGATCATTTTCTGAAATTAATGAAAACCGGTCTGATGAAAACTCTGGTAAGAAATGATGACTATTGAGTTGACCGGGAAAAGATAAACTCTTGTATAAATTGAGAGAATCATTTTTATCATGACTATTAGCTTTTGTAAAAACAAAAAATAAGAGCATAATAAAAATAGAATATATTTTTTTCATGCATTGTGTTTTTGCAAAAGTATATTTTTTAATTCCATTTTTATAAATTCCGTAAAAAAATATTTTATTTTTCAACAAGAATAATTATGTATCAAATAACATTATAAATTTCAAATTCACAAAACCAACACACTCATTACAAAATAGTTATAAAATAAATTATTTCAAAAATTTTTTTAAAACAACTATATTTTTTATCAAAATAATATATTTTAAGAATTATATAAATCCAAACAAAATAATTATATTATTATATTTATCATAAATAATTCATTAAAATAACTAAACAATACATTCAAAAAAATGTCTCAATATTGAGACATTTGTCTTAGATTTGAACAAAAAAATACATATGGATACTCAACAGAAAATTATCTACACAGCCATACAGGTGTTGAATGAGGATTTTTCGGCGACATTTGAAGAAATTGCTGTACAATGCAATCTTAACCGAAGAACTTTACACCGCTACTTTAAAAACAGAAGCGAATTATTGGGAGCCTGTTATAAAAATATGATGGGTTCCTGGGAAGAAGCAGCCATTAAAGCCTTTAACAGTTCTAATGATCCTGTAATACAGCTGGAAAATCTGTTATATGCCGGAATTGACAGCGGAATCCAATATGCTTTTTTAATCAGGCTCAACGAAATTGAACCTACTTATACAATAGAAACAGGCAAAGACTATATAAAAGCAAGAACTGATCTGTTCAGTGCCATACAGAAACTGCAAAAAAAGAAGATAATAGACAGCCAGTTACCGATACCCTGGATAAAAATACTCTTTACCAATATCATTACAGCAACCATCACAGCCTACAGATCAGGAGATATTGCGCCCAATGAAATAAAGAAACTCGCCTGGAATTCTTTCAGCAGAAGTATAGGTTTACCAGTAAATACACAGAAATGATACATTCTTTTTTAATGATAGGCCAGTCTAATATGGCAGGACGCGGCTATACAAAGGAAGTTCCTTTAATTTTTGATGAACATATTAAAATGCAGAGAAACGGGTTGTGGCAGATTATGCGTGAACCCATTAATTTTGATCGTCCCAGTTCTGGTGTAGGACTGGCTTCCTCTTTTGCTGCTGCCTGGAGACTGGATAATGAACATGATGAAATAGGGCTGATTCCCTGTGCTGACGGAGGAACCAGCCTTGATGACTGGGCGGTAGGCGGTGCACTTTTTGAAAATGCAGTATCACAGGCAAAGCTTGCCCAAAGAACAAGTGAGCTTAAGGGAATTCTATGGCATCAGGGCGAAAATGACTGCTCTCCGGAAAAGGTAAGTCGATATCAGGAAAAATTTTCAGCTGTTATTGATGCATTTCGGCAGCAGCTCAATATTCCTGAAGTTCCGCTTATTATAGGAGGTTTGGGAGATTTTTTACCTGATGGGATATTGGGGCAGTATTTTGCCCATTATTCTTCGGTCAATCAGGAATTGGAGCAGTTTGCCAGGTCTCATAAACACTGTTATTTCGTAACCGCGAAAGGGCTTACTGCCAATCCTGACGGTATTCATTTTAATGCCCGCTCACAAAGGTTATTCGGAATACGATATTATCATGCTTATCATCATCTCAAACAGATTTTGAATCCTTTGAATAATGAGGAGAGCTTACTGAATACAATTTATAGCCGTCCTTATACAAAAACAGAAAAAATTAAGCTGCTGGAGAATGAATTTGCATTGGGAAATATGGATGCCGGCACCTATTTAATTAAGCTAAAAATCCTGGGATAGGAATATTATCTTACACTCTTTTTGAATCTACATTAAAATTATAAAAATCCAGTATACTACTCATATTGGATTTTTCTATTGAATGAGTTCTTACAATCAGCAAATCAACAGCAATCTATACTCTCCCTCGTTTTCAACAGGTGCTCTGTGCACACAGGGCAAAGCCTGCTGACCGGGATGGTCTACTGCCAGACGCCAAAGATGGCCCGCTCCTAAATTCACGGCTTCCGCATCAGGTTTTGGCTGATAATGCAAATCGAAGAAATACTCTTTCAGGAAGGCCTCAAATTCTTCTTCCGGACCGTTGTGCAATTGTTTTAATTTTTCACGGATTTCCGGAATCAAAATTTTCTGTTCCACCTGATCATTGGCAATGATATCACTTGCCGCCCCGTGATAGGTACATAAAAAAGTATCTGTTGCAATAGGTGAACGGTCTACATGGTATGAATACACATCAGTTGAAATAAAACCCAGCTCTTCGTCCCGGTCATAATACTTAAGCAAATTCAAAGAGGGAGAAGCACCAAAATCCGACAATAATCTCATATCACTCAAGATTATTTCTCTGGCCATCATTCCTCCTGCTGAAAGCTGTAAAGCCAAAAGATCTTCCGGAAAAATTTCTGTAATATTATCTTCCGGCTGAAGTTTTGAGACGATTTCCTTAAAATCTCCGGAGAGCTCTCTGTGCAAGCAAATAGCATTCATTGTTCCATGAAAGCGGGAGTTTATGAGTTCCGAAAAGGAAGTAACAACTTCAATTTGACTGTTATCAGAAAATGCATTGCTCATATTTTGAAATAAAGACTTTAGCGGCTTAATCGTATGCAAAAATACGGAATAGCAGATCAAAAAATGCTATTATAAAGAACGCAGGATATAAAAACGTATAAAAAAACAGCGTTCTCCATCAGAGAACACTGCTTATATATAGGGTTATTAATTTTCGGTTTTTGTTTTTTACTTCTTCAGTATTTTTTCTGTTACTGTAGAAGATTTTGTTTTAAGTTTGATGTAATATACTCCCGTCTGAAGAGAGGATACTACAACCTGTTCCTGTGCCATATTCAAAGCTCCCTGTTTTACGAGCTGCCCCGCCGCACCAAAGATTTCGTAAGAAACCAAGGGTTCCTTACTTCTGATGGTAAGCACATCCTGAACCGGATTCGGGAATAATTGAATTCCTGCCTGAACGGCTGTTTCCTCAACCGACATCTGACTGCATGCTGATTTAGCATATTTTGTAATAAAAGACTGGGATTTCCCTCCCACTACATTGACTGTCATTGTATTGACGTTATCATTGGCATCTGTAAACAGCTGGTCATGAAAAAGGCCACCTAATACATAATTTCCATTTTTATCTACTGCAATTGCCGTAAATTCATCCTGAACCTGAAAGTTACTATAAATTTCCCCGGTACCGATTACGGCTCCTGTATCTTTATTAAAGCGTACCAACAAAGGATCAGATAAATCTGAATTGGGACGCGTCATGGAAAAACTTCCCCAAATTTCATTCCAGCTTCCTTTAGCAAAAGCAAGTTCATTACCGTTAACCGCAATTTTTCCTTTCATAAAACGATAGGCTGAAAAGCTGGTAAGCCCGTCGGGAACTTTTGCCCATTGTACAGCTCCATCAGCATTCAGCTTCATCACAAAAGGGGTCTGTCCCTGATAATTTTGTACCGGAAAAGAATAGTTTCCGAAAGTGGCAGGAACTGTTCCTGAAAAATAACGTCCGGAAATATAGATATCTGTAGACCCCGGTGCTTTGATTACGGAATGAATTTCATCATCCATAAACCCTGGTAAGCTGTTATCAAATTCTTTTCTCCATACTTCAGCTCCTGTGCTTCCATTAAATGCTAGTATGTAGGCGTTTTTTGTAAACGGGACAGCATTGTACGAGAAGTCTTCCATGTTGCTGGTATAGTTTCCAAACATTCTTTTACCTG of the Chryseobacterium aureum genome contains:
- a CDS encoding sialate O-acetylesterase, whose protein sequence is MIHSFLMIGQSNMAGRGYTKEVPLIFDEHIKMQRNGLWQIMREPINFDRPSSGVGLASSFAAAWRLDNEHDEIGLIPCADGGTSLDDWAVGGALFENAVSQAKLAQRTSELKGILWHQGENDCSPEKVSRYQEKFSAVIDAFRQQLNIPEVPLIIGGLGDFLPDGILGQYFAHYSSVNQELEQFARSHKHCYFVTAKGLTANPDGIHFNARSQRLFGIRYYHAYHHLKQILNPLNNEESLLNTIYSRPYTKTEKIKLLENEFALGNMDAGTYLIKLKILG
- a CDS encoding DUF1826 domain-containing protein, which translates into the protein MSNAFSDNSQIEVVTSFSELINSRFHGTMNAICLHRELSGDFKEIVSKLQPEDNITEIFPEDLLALQLSAGGMMAREIILSDMRLLSDFGASPSLNLLKYYDRDEELGFISTDVYSYHVDRSPIATDTFLCTYHGAASDIIANDQVEQKILIPEIREKLKQLHNGPEEEFEAFLKEYFFDLHYQPKPDAEAVNLGAGHLWRLAVDHPGQQALPCVHRAPVENEGEYRLLLIC
- a CDS encoding T9SS type A sorting domain-containing protein, with the protein product MIQLKNKLWGLLLMLPVLSFSQTYQWQWAKQAGGQSGSADPGFNYQFDESIRDIVVDNNNNTYYLASVWGGGQNLNGVSVPNYGLRDLMLFATDCQGNTLWSTVIGGSEDGENAWHIEVDNNGGLYVLATLYNNSYSGDPTAVPMHFDATHTMPFYTNYDQTVEPAHKAGYLLKYKTSDGTLDWSKPLQGDVNYLSRRCDVQMMYMDSSKNIHAIMGFRAGTHLNGLITVPSTFTASFQYYLVKFNYDNGNMTPATPLLLPITGGLTAGGTDGKVNLLYDETLNRYYLAGKRMFGNYTSNMEDFSYNAVPFTKNAYILAFNGSTGAEVWRKEFDNSLPGFMDDEIHSVIKAPGSTDIYISGRYFSGTVPATFGNYSFPVQNYQGQTPFVMKLNADGAVQWAKVPDGLTSFSAYRFMKGKIAVNGNELAFAKGSWNEIWGSFSMTRPNSDLSDPLLVRFNKDTGAVIGTGEIYSNFQVQDEFTAIAVDKNGNYVLGGLFHDQLFTDANDNVNTMTVNVVGGKSQSFITKYAKSACSQMSVEETAVQAGIQLFPNPVQDVLTIRSKEPLVSYEIFGAAGQLVKQGALNMAQEQVVVSSLQTGVYYIKLKTKSSTVTEKILKK
- a CDS encoding TetR/AcrR family transcriptional regulator; translated protein: MDTQQKIIYTAIQVLNEDFSATFEEIAVQCNLNRRTLHRYFKNRSELLGACYKNMMGSWEEAAIKAFNSSNDPVIQLENLLYAGIDSGIQYAFLIRLNEIEPTYTIETGKDYIKARTDLFSAIQKLQKKKIIDSQLPIPWIKILFTNIITATITAYRSGDIAPNEIKKLAWNSFSRSIGLPVNTQK